Proteins from one Mercurialis annua linkage group LG7, ddMerAnnu1.2, whole genome shotgun sequence genomic window:
- the LOC126656457 gene encoding transcription factor NAI1-like, whose protein sequence is MTSAKWDSELEMEDAAAFNYCIHTLDYSIDDLEFQSFFTSNMDHIFNHQTVQNFNSAMTDPGQKPAKQLNTSSWKSYTNTHDRVTFPSSSSHLLSFENSSLSPAASYGDQSSTLKPKIEMSSDENSRTNLFHPGSLGNQYGSICNNNNKQGTNMKGGGVISWSPLHVPDHVTAERKRREKLNQRFVALSAVIPGLKKMDKASVLEDTIKYVKNLQGRVQTLEDQSAMKSMQSIIFVNKSKVYVDDEPSSSNDEINSGEICDQLQLPKIEARISDKDVLIKIHCDKQKGCLMKILYVMEKFHLNVINSNSLPFGNSTIDVTIVAKMDGKFSMTIKDLLRNLRQALLN, encoded by the exons ATGACATCGGCCAAATGGGATTCTGAATTG GAAATGGAGGATGCAGCTGCTTTCAACTACTGTATACACACACTTGATTACTCCATCGATGATCTTGAATTTCAATCCTTTTTCACATCAAATATGGACCATATTTTTAATCATCAAACTGTTCAGAATTTCAACTCTGCAATGACCGATCCCGGTCAAAAGCCAGCGAAACAACTAAACACCAGTAGCTGGAAATCTTACACTAACACTCAtgatagagtcacttttccttCTTCATCTTCTCATCTTTTATCTTTCGAAAACTCGAGTCTGTCGCCCGCTGCTTCATATGGAGATCAATCGAGTACATTAAAGCCTAAGATTGAAATGAGTTCCGATGAGAATTCAAGAACAAATTTGTTCCATCCGGGTTCGTTGGGGAATCAATATGGTTCCatctgtaataataataataaacaaggAACTAATATGAAAGGTGGTGGAGTAATAAGTTGGAGTCCTCTACATGTGCCAGATCATGTGACGGCAGAGAGGAAGCGCCGAGAAAAGCTTAACCAGCGTTTCGTTGCTCTTTCAGCTGTTATTCCTGGTCTGAAAAAG ATGGACAAAGCTTCTGTTCTTGAAGATACAATTAAGTACGTTAAGAATTTACAAGGTCGAGTTCAGACATTAGAGGATCAATCTGCCATGAAATCAATGCAATCAATAATTTTCGTGAATAAATCAAAAGTTTATGTTGATGATGAGCCATCATCATCAAATGATGAGATTAATTCTGGGGAAATCTGTGACCAATTACAACTTCCGAAAATTGAAGCAAGGATTTCAGACAAAGATGTTCTCATTAAAATCCATTGTGACAAACAAAAAGGTTGCCTAATGAAGATATTATATGTAATGGAAAAGTTTCACTTGAATGTCATCAACAGCAATTCGCTTCCTTTTGGAAATTCCACCATTGATGTTACTATTGTTGCCAAG ATGGATGGTAAATTCTCCATGACAATTAAGGATCTCTTGAGAAACCTAAGACAAGCTCTACTTAATTAA